One Fuerstiella marisgermanici DNA window includes the following coding sequences:
- a CDS encoding ABC transporter ATP-binding protein, translated as MITVADIRISAGAFSLDGVSFVIPAGECGVLMGRTGSGKTTILECVIGLRTVASGRVLIGDQDVTNLNPAVRGIGYVPQDGALFSKMSVRDHLAFALVIRKAKKAAIADRVEELADLLGISHLLDRSPAGLSGGEGQRVALGRALSFRPKALCLDEPLSALDAETREQMCDLLETVRRQTNVTMLYVTHNPAEAERLADRVFRLEGGKMLTPQDAT; from the coding sequence ATGATCACAGTCGCCGACATTAGAATCTCCGCTGGCGCGTTTTCCCTTGACGGCGTTTCGTTTGTGATCCCGGCTGGCGAATGCGGCGTGTTGATGGGGCGGACCGGATCGGGGAAGACGACGATTCTGGAATGCGTGATCGGCCTGCGCACAGTCGCGTCCGGGCGAGTTTTAATCGGTGATCAGGACGTAACGAACCTGAACCCAGCGGTTCGCGGAATCGGCTACGTGCCTCAGGACGGCGCTCTGTTTTCAAAGATGTCCGTGCGAGATCACCTGGCCTTCGCACTGGTAATTCGGAAGGCGAAGAAGGCTGCGATTGCTGATCGAGTCGAAGAGCTGGCCGATCTGTTGGGAATCAGTCATCTGCTGGACCGATCACCGGCCGGGCTTAGCGGCGGGGAAGGACAGCGAGTCGCTTTAGGCCGCGCCTTGTCGTTTCGACCGAAAGCGCTGTGCCTGGACGAACCGCTGTCCGCGTTGGATGCTGAAACTCGCGAACAGATGTGCGACCTGCTGGAGACGGTTCGCCGACAAACTAACGTGACGATGCTGTACGTGACTCACAACCCCGCCGAAGCAGAACGGCTGGCGGATCGTGTTTTCCGGCTTGAAGGCGGCAAGATGCTGACGCCGCAAGACGCGACCTGA
- the epmB gene encoding EF-P beta-lysylation protein EpmB, producing the protein MSTVPAANPVISGLSRAQSGEAAGEPESWQRQLAAAIRDPAVLLKTLDLPADTVSTPLVPVEGGQPAFPLLVPLSFVNRMQPGNRNDPLLKQVLPLAEEQEAVPDFVADPVGDSAAKVAPGLLQKYHGRALLVTTGACAVHCRYCFRREYPYHDEPRRMSDWQPALNAIADDNSVTEVILSGGDPLILNDGRLAELFGHIDAIPHVERIRIHTRLPIVLPARVTPELLKLLNGLRSQPVFVVHANHGHEIADDCRDALRQLVSSGIPTLNQAVLLKGINDSADVLEDLCRRLINIGVMPYYLHQLDKVIGAAHFEVPVAVGLGLIDELGRRLPGYAVPKFVQEIAGETGKTPLITL; encoded by the coding sequence ATGTCCACCGTTCCGGCCGCAAATCCCGTGATATCCGGCCTGTCCCGGGCCCAATCCGGCGAGGCTGCCGGCGAACCGGAATCGTGGCAGCGGCAACTGGCAGCCGCCATTCGCGACCCCGCCGTACTGCTGAAAACGCTGGACTTACCGGCTGACACGGTCAGCACTCCGTTGGTTCCCGTCGAAGGTGGTCAGCCCGCATTCCCGCTGCTGGTACCGCTCAGCTTCGTCAATCGCATGCAGCCGGGAAACCGCAACGACCCGCTGCTGAAGCAGGTTTTGCCCCTCGCTGAGGAACAGGAGGCAGTTCCAGACTTCGTGGCGGATCCGGTCGGCGATTCGGCCGCAAAGGTGGCTCCGGGGCTGCTGCAGAAGTACCACGGGCGAGCCCTTCTGGTGACGACCGGAGCGTGCGCTGTTCATTGCCGATACTGCTTTCGCCGCGAATATCCGTACCACGACGAACCTCGCCGCATGTCCGACTGGCAGCCCGCCTTAAACGCGATTGCGGATGACAATTCGGTCACGGAGGTAATTCTCAGCGGTGGCGACCCACTCATACTAAACGACGGTCGCCTGGCCGAGCTGTTTGGTCACATCGACGCAATTCCGCACGTCGAACGCATTCGCATTCACACCCGGCTGCCAATTGTGTTGCCGGCCCGCGTCACGCCTGAGTTACTAAAACTGCTAAACGGGCTTCGCAGTCAGCCCGTGTTTGTCGTGCATGCCAATCACGGCCACGAAATCGCGGACGACTGTCGCGATGCTTTGCGGCAACTTGTCAGCAGCGGGATTCCAACGTTGAACCAGGCCGTCCTGCTGAAGGGCATCAATGATTCGGCCGATGTGCTGGAAGATCTTTGCCGGCGATTGATCAACATCGGGGTCATGCCGTACTATCTGCATCAGCTCGACAAAGTCATCGGGGCGGCTCATTTTGAAGTTCCCGTTGCGGTCGGTCTCGGCTTAATTGACGAACTGGGCCGCAGACTTCCCGGATACGCCGTGCCGAAGTTCGTGCAGGAAATCGCGGGCGAAACGGGCAAGACGCCGCTGATCACACTATAG
- a CDS encoding dihydrodipicolinate synthase family protein produces MQTTPVTSDQFSKSVLAVPPLARDNRLKICRDNNEKIVRHIEAGGVSMLLYGGNANLYHIRPSEYGELLDVLQDVAADDTLVIPAVGPTYGTMMDQADVLKDTKFPTVMVLPTKAVMTEPGLMTGFRHFVEAIGRPAVLYIKEEGYISPEGAAELMEDGLVSFIKYAIVRDDPADDPFLERLVDRVDPSRICSGIGEQPALIHMKKFRCSGYTSGCVCVNPALSQKMLAAIVAGDYDTAEAIRKQFLPLEDLRNEINPIRVLHEAVALSGIAATGPHLPLLSGLADSAQPAVKTAAVDLKQLQ; encoded by the coding sequence ATGCAGACAACGCCCGTTACCAGCGACCAGTTTTCCAAGTCAGTACTCGCCGTGCCGCCGTTGGCGCGAGACAACCGTTTGAAAATCTGCCGGGATAACAACGAGAAGATTGTTCGTCATATCGAGGCGGGCGGCGTTTCGATGCTGCTGTACGGCGGCAACGCGAACCTGTACCACATTCGGCCGAGCGAATACGGCGAATTGCTGGACGTTTTGCAGGACGTTGCGGCGGACGACACGCTGGTGATTCCCGCCGTCGGACCGACGTATGGCACGATGATGGATCAGGCCGACGTTCTGAAAGACACGAAGTTTCCGACTGTCATGGTGCTGCCCACTAAGGCTGTGATGACTGAACCGGGCCTGATGACAGGCTTCCGACACTTTGTCGAAGCGATCGGCCGCCCGGCTGTGCTGTACATTAAAGAAGAAGGCTACATCAGTCCGGAAGGCGCGGCAGAATTGATGGAAGACGGGCTGGTGTCGTTTATTAAATACGCCATCGTAAGAGACGACCCGGCGGACGATCCGTTTCTGGAACGGCTTGTTGATCGCGTCGACCCGTCCAGAATTTGCAGCGGCATCGGCGAACAACCCGCGCTGATTCACATGAAGAAGTTCCGCTGTAGCGGCTACACCTCGGGCTGCGTCTGCGTAAATCCGGCCCTGTCACAAAAAATGCTGGCGGCCATAGTTGCAGGCGATTACGACACGGCGGAAGCCATTCGAAAACAGTTTTTGCCGCTGGAAGATTTACGCAACGAAATCAACCCAATCCGTGTCCTGCACGAAGCCGTGGCGTTAAGCGGCATTGCGGCCACGGGGCCTCACCTGCCGTTGTTGTCCGGTCTCGCCGATTCCGCTCAACCCGCTGTAAAGACGGCTGCAGTGGACCTAAAACAGCTGCAATAG
- a CDS encoding ABC transporter permease — protein MTSGPKIESAAVPDVGNIAISNRIFYACMVILSGTYVFLIVAMLLADVWYVAEKTIDAASEAADPWQAMWSNNPISVALADPKIQYSIRLSLISCTLAAVLSVLFAVPIGYLLSRHNFPGKRLLDAVLDVPIVLPPLVVGLSLLILFQFRPFAFVARDIVYQIPAVVLAQFSVACAFAVRTMKSTFDHIDPRCEQVAIALGSSKAQAFGLVVLPEATQGIMTAFTLAWARSLGEFGPLLIFAGATRMKTEVLSTTVFLEMNVGNIEAAVAVSLIMVAAAVAVLILTRVFGGSR, from the coding sequence ATGACGTCAGGGCCGAAGATCGAATCGGCGGCTGTTCCGGACGTTGGAAACATCGCGATTTCGAACCGGATATTCTATGCCTGCATGGTGATTCTGAGCGGCACATACGTGTTTCTGATCGTCGCCATGCTGCTGGCTGACGTTTGGTATGTGGCCGAAAAGACAATCGATGCAGCGTCTGAAGCGGCCGATCCGTGGCAAGCCATGTGGTCGAACAATCCGATTTCAGTCGCTCTGGCTGATCCGAAGATTCAATATTCAATTCGCTTGAGTCTGATTTCCTGCACGTTGGCGGCGGTGCTGTCTGTACTGTTCGCCGTGCCGATTGGTTACCTGCTGTCACGTCACAATTTTCCCGGCAAGCGATTGCTGGATGCCGTGCTGGATGTGCCCATCGTGTTGCCGCCGCTGGTGGTCGGCCTTAGCCTTCTGATTCTGTTTCAGTTTCGACCGTTCGCCTTTGTCGCTCGCGATATCGTGTATCAGATTCCGGCTGTTGTGCTGGCTCAGTTTTCTGTGGCCTGTGCGTTTGCCGTGCGAACGATGAAGTCGACGTTCGACCATATTGATCCGCGCTGCGAACAAGTGGCGATTGCGCTGGGAAGCTCGAAAGCTCAGGCGTTCGGCCTTGTCGTCCTGCCAGAAGCAACTCAGGGAATCATGACGGCGTTCACGTTGGCGTGGGCACGATCACTGGGCGAATTCGGTCCGCTGCTGATTTTTGCGGGTGCGACTCGGATGAAAACCGAAGTGCTGTCGACGACCGTGTTTCTCGAGATGAACGTTGGCAACATCGAAGCCGCCGTTGCGGTGTCACTGATTATGGTGGCCGCTGCTGTCGCCGTGCTGATTTTGACTCGCGTATTTGGCGGCAGCAGGTGA
- a CDS encoding DNA gyrase inhibitor YacG encodes MIKPHNCPVCEKTFNTSDEAGKSHFPFCSQRCRQVDLFRWSEGRYAVVEDIDPMVAEFLRDDPNITVQGEGIEGGQDSEP; translated from the coding sequence ATGATCAAACCTCACAACTGCCCCGTTTGCGAAAAGACGTTCAACACGTCAGACGAAGCTGGCAAGTCACACTTTCCATTCTGCAGCCAACGCTGCCGTCAGGTGGACCTGTTTCGCTGGTCGGAGGGCCGCTACGCCGTTGTCGAAGACATCGACCCAATGGTCGCCGAATTCCTCCGAGACGATCCCAACATCACCGTGCAGGGCGAAGGCATCGAAGGCGGACAAGATTCAGAACCGTAG
- a CDS encoding ATP-binding protein → MAKKKKLKKTTSKSAKEKATPPQKATKVSRPDSASVASASRTAILNAGSLARKIEVPLSYKIVSLFSEGLYQSANKAFEELVTNSFDAGATEVKILLPVDPTDDSALIAIADNGTGMDVDGLQDLWKIGTSGKRDLASTPKDRIQIGKFGIGKLSTYVLANEVSYICKRRVKRATKYFVVTMDYTILDTMADDIVPKEPMKLNVRELSAVEAKDALSWCLSDKMFTSGNFRLFGEKSSPSWTVSVLSRLKEKANEIQEKRLRWILSTALPLRDDFAIWLGGQQVKSSRETRGRIGKWVLGKDIKTLSRPAPDGIKVRKDNSAKADKAFGLYHSTFGRVTGYTEAFHDVLTGGKAEETGRSNGFFVYVRGRLVNIEDEYFGLDSNKLAHGTFSRFRVVVHVDSLDEELQSAREGVRDGPKRRAVQKLLQGIFNFTRKKVAERDVSETPGSQISEKLAGSPSSLTRRPLVAVANAVFEGKFEPAYTRFPSNISNKAQKEFISQLEDRESADDLISSVDYSMSLSPSDGIALYDIESCELWINGLHPFVGASADNFQSSKNNRPLQLLAMAEVLLEAQLFYSGVKPNAVKETMKQRDELLRYLGRSSGRRTSIVIAQDLKDARNDQDDLEDQLVACFESLGFEASKIGGSGNPDGLAHAHLSADEDGNPRSYSVSLEAKSKKTSSKTKTVSAKTVGVSTLARHRDMLSCEHSVVVGPEFPTTQGENSALAKEITADHENTGKTITLIRVNDFAKLVSLAPVKQLSPSQLKDLFDTCQLPDESADWIEKLTHRQIKKPPYKKILDVIWSEQINDKSALVKYSSVRILLRPIRKTDEEIKEICKSIMGMAPGFLVARDESVELEYPPSRVLEAIKTFTDEQEGID, encoded by the coding sequence ATGGCAAAAAAGAAAAAACTCAAAAAGACGACAAGTAAGTCTGCGAAGGAAAAAGCGACGCCTCCCCAGAAAGCAACCAAGGTTAGCCGTCCTGATTCAGCGTCCGTTGCGTCAGCTTCCAGAACGGCAATTCTTAATGCGGGTTCCCTTGCCAGAAAAATTGAAGTCCCACTTAGTTACAAAATTGTCAGCCTGTTTTCAGAAGGTCTTTACCAGAGTGCGAACAAGGCTTTCGAAGAGCTTGTAACGAATTCGTTTGACGCGGGGGCAACCGAAGTCAAAATTCTTTTGCCAGTTGACCCAACAGATGACAGCGCGTTGATCGCAATCGCGGACAATGGAACAGGTATGGACGTCGATGGCTTGCAAGATCTTTGGAAGATTGGCACCAGTGGCAAGCGGGACTTGGCGAGCACACCGAAAGACCGGATTCAAATTGGAAAATTTGGAATCGGCAAATTGTCGACATACGTTCTCGCGAATGAAGTTTCATATATCTGCAAACGAAGAGTAAAACGCGCCACGAAGTACTTTGTCGTGACGATGGACTACACCATTCTCGATACGATGGCAGACGACATCGTCCCAAAAGAACCAATGAAATTGAACGTTCGCGAGTTGTCGGCGGTTGAAGCTAAGGATGCATTGTCATGGTGTCTCTCTGACAAGATGTTTACAAGTGGAAATTTCCGACTGTTCGGAGAAAAGTCCTCCCCGTCTTGGACCGTGTCAGTGCTTTCGCGCCTGAAAGAGAAAGCTAACGAAATTCAAGAAAAAAGACTGCGATGGATCTTGTCGACGGCTTTGCCTCTGCGCGATGACTTCGCAATTTGGTTAGGTGGTCAACAAGTCAAATCTAGTCGTGAGACACGTGGTCGAATTGGCAAATGGGTTCTTGGCAAAGACATAAAGACACTATCGCGACCAGCTCCAGATGGAATAAAAGTAAGGAAAGACAACTCGGCAAAAGCAGACAAGGCATTCGGGTTGTACCATTCTACTTTCGGGCGAGTCACTGGCTATACCGAAGCTTTCCACGATGTTTTGACTGGTGGAAAGGCGGAAGAAACTGGTCGGAGCAATGGATTTTTTGTTTACGTTCGAGGTCGATTGGTAAACATTGAAGATGAATACTTTGGACTCGACAGCAACAAGCTCGCACATGGAACGTTTTCTCGATTTCGCGTTGTCGTCCATGTTGACAGTTTAGACGAGGAGCTTCAATCCGCGAGAGAGGGCGTGCGGGACGGGCCGAAAAGGCGCGCCGTTCAAAAGTTGTTGCAGGGCATATTCAATTTCACCCGCAAGAAAGTAGCTGAGCGGGACGTGAGTGAGACTCCGGGATCGCAAATCTCTGAAAAGCTTGCTGGAAGCCCGTCTAGCCTTACCCGGCGACCGTTAGTGGCGGTGGCAAACGCGGTTTTCGAAGGAAAGTTCGAGCCTGCATACACCAGATTCCCATCAAACATCTCAAATAAGGCGCAAAAAGAATTCATCTCCCAATTGGAAGACCGAGAGAGTGCGGACGACTTAATCTCGTCAGTAGACTACTCGATGTCACTGTCGCCAAGCGATGGGATTGCTCTTTACGATATCGAATCCTGTGAACTTTGGATTAACGGACTCCATCCGTTCGTCGGGGCGAGCGCAGATAATTTTCAGTCATCCAAGAATAATCGGCCACTGCAGTTGCTGGCGATGGCAGAAGTATTGCTTGAGGCTCAACTCTTTTATTCGGGCGTCAAGCCCAACGCTGTTAAAGAAACAATGAAGCAGCGTGACGAGCTACTTCGATACCTCGGTCGCAGCTCAGGGAGAAGAACGTCCATCGTCATAGCTCAAGACCTCAAGGACGCTAGAAACGACCAAGACGATCTAGAGGACCAATTAGTTGCCTGTTTCGAATCGTTAGGATTTGAAGCAAGCAAAATTGGCGGAAGTGGGAATCCAGACGGACTTGCACATGCACACCTTAGCGCTGACGAAGACGGAAACCCAAGGAGCTACTCGGTTAGTTTGGAAGCGAAGAGTAAGAAGACAAGCAGCAAAACTAAAACCGTCTCAGCAAAAACGGTCGGAGTTTCGACATTAGCTCGGCACAGAGACATGTTGAGTTGCGAACATTCCGTTGTCGTCGGACCAGAGTTTCCAACTACGCAAGGTGAAAATTCGGCACTCGCAAAGGAGATCACTGCTGACCATGAAAACACGGGCAAGACGATTACTTTGATTAGAGTAAATGACTTTGCCAAACTTGTTAGCCTCGCGCCTGTAAAACAGCTGTCGCCCTCACAGCTCAAAGATCTATTTGATACATGCCAGTTGCCAGATGAATCTGCTGATTGGATTGAAAAACTCACGCACCGTCAGATCAAAAAACCGCCTTACAAGAAAATCCTTGACGTAATCTGGTCTGAACAAATCAACGATAAATCTGCACTTGTAAAGTACTCTTCAGTTCGCATCCTATTGCGGCCAATTAGGAAAACTGATGAAGAGATCAAAGAAATATGCAAGTCTATAATGGGTATGGCCCCGGGCTTTTTGGTTGCGAGAGACGAGTCTGTGGAGCTTGAATACCCACCATCAAGAGTTCTCGAAGCGATCAAGACGTTTACGGATGAACAAGAAGGCATTGACTGA
- a CDS encoding FmdB family zinc ribbon protein, translated as MPLFEYVCDDCYCEFEMLVGPSEKPRCPKCESTKLEKLMSAASGRVASGSALPMASACPPPEAGPCSPHCCRLPG; from the coding sequence ATGCCTCTGTTCGAATACGTTTGCGACGACTGCTACTGTGAATTCGAGATGCTGGTTGGTCCCTCCGAAAAGCCGCGCTGTCCGAAGTGCGAATCGACGAAGCTGGAGAAGCTGATGAGTGCCGCCAGTGGTCGCGTGGCCTCTGGATCGGCACTTCCGATGGCTTCCGCCTGCCCGCCACCGGAAGCTGGTCCCTGCAGTCCTCATTGCTGCCGCCTGCCCGGCTGA
- the modA gene encoding molybdate ABC transporter substrate-binding protein, which translates to MQRLLQYRPECVRRPGRINLLWAMLLAGAALVVVLVALLRQRPAETDDGTTKLIVHCAAGLRVPVEEVAQAYQQEYGIAIQLQFAGSNTLLNQLQVNRFAEGDLYIAADDFYTDLAVEEGLAAETIPIAHQRPVVAVRKDSEKKISSLADLLEPGVAVAMGNPDQAAVGKAIRKQLEKIEVDGTNRWQQLEERVTTDGVFKPTVNEVANDVKLGAVDAALVWDSTVAMPKYAEDLKAVTIPEFETDPNLVSVAVLKSSVDPTAALRFARFLTSRDRGLKTFEKYGTRPIDGDVWSERPEISFYCGAVNRRAVEAIVDDFQKREGVSVTTEYNGCGILTTQMKAIENQSTEHGFPDVYLACDRYYLENVRDWFQDDVDISDVELVIAVPRGSKEVQSLEDFVKPGIRVALGQPKQCTIGALTRRLFEAEGLYDRLKEKQKADGEVVVEKMSSALLVPDVVAGHVDAALVYITDALPNTDDVDIVHLKSQQNLAVQPFSIARTSDHKYLVRRLFQRLADSADSFEAAGFHFRLPQKGKAGSTATENGSGDSGAAQ; encoded by the coding sequence ATGCAACGACTTTTGCAATACCGACCGGAATGCGTCCGCCGCCCGGGTCGAATCAATCTGTTGTGGGCCATGCTGCTGGCCGGAGCGGCCCTGGTTGTGGTGCTGGTCGCCCTGCTGCGGCAGCGGCCCGCTGAAACGGACGACGGCACCACCAAACTTATCGTCCATTGTGCGGCAGGTTTGCGAGTGCCCGTGGAAGAAGTGGCTCAGGCGTACCAGCAGGAATATGGCATCGCCATTCAACTTCAGTTCGCCGGCTCAAACACTTTGCTGAATCAGTTGCAGGTCAATCGCTTTGCCGAAGGCGACCTGTATATCGCAGCCGACGATTTCTACACAGACCTCGCCGTCGAAGAAGGATTGGCGGCCGAAACGATTCCGATTGCTCATCAGCGGCCGGTCGTGGCGGTTCGCAAAGACAGCGAAAAGAAAATTTCATCACTCGCCGATTTGTTGGAGCCCGGCGTGGCGGTGGCGATGGGAAATCCGGATCAGGCCGCGGTTGGCAAAGCCATTCGCAAGCAGCTTGAAAAAATCGAAGTCGACGGCACGAACCGTTGGCAACAGTTGGAAGAACGTGTCACCACAGACGGTGTCTTCAAGCCCACGGTTAACGAAGTCGCCAACGACGTGAAACTCGGCGCCGTCGATGCCGCTTTGGTGTGGGACTCGACCGTCGCGATGCCAAAATATGCTGAAGACCTGAAGGCGGTCACGATACCCGAATTCGAAACAGACCCGAATTTAGTGAGCGTCGCAGTGCTGAAATCTTCGGTCGATCCGACGGCCGCCTTGCGGTTCGCGCGTTTTTTAACCAGCCGAGACCGCGGATTGAAAACGTTCGAAAAGTATGGAACTCGTCCCATTGATGGCGACGTCTGGAGCGAACGGCCGGAAATTTCGTTCTACTGCGGAGCGGTGAACCGGCGAGCCGTCGAAGCGATTGTTGATGACTTCCAAAAGCGCGAAGGCGTTTCTGTGACCACCGAATACAACGGCTGCGGCATTCTTACGACTCAAATGAAAGCCATCGAAAACCAATCGACCGAGCACGGTTTTCCCGATGTCTACCTGGCGTGCGACCGCTACTACCTGGAAAACGTGAGGGACTGGTTTCAGGACGATGTGGATATCTCTGATGTAGAACTGGTGATTGCCGTGCCCAGGGGCAGCAAAGAAGTGCAAAGCCTGGAAGATTTCGTGAAGCCCGGCATTCGAGTCGCTTTGGGTCAGCCGAAGCAGTGCACCATTGGAGCGTTAACGCGGCGGTTGTTTGAAGCCGAAGGCCTGTACGACCGCCTAAAGGAAAAGCAGAAAGCAGACGGCGAAGTCGTGGTGGAAAAAATGTCGTCCGCGTTGCTGGTTCCGGACGTGGTGGCCGGGCATGTCGACGCCGCCTTGGTTTACATCACAGACGCTCTGCCAAATACAGACGACGTCGACATCGTCCATCTCAAGTCGCAACAAAACCTCGCGGTTCAACCATTCAGCATCGCCAGGACCAGCGATCACAAGTATCTGGTTCGCCGACTTTTTCAACGCCTCGCGGATTCGGCCGATTCGTTTGAAGCCGCTGGCTTCCATTTTCGCCTGCCGCAAAAAGGTAAGGCTGGCAGCACCGCGACTGAGAACGGCAGTGGCGATTCGGGCGCGGCTCAATGA
- the miaB gene encoding tRNA (N6-isopentenyl adenosine(37)-C2)-methylthiotransferase MiaB — protein sequence MSSTSTTETAASHNGKLYIETVGCQMNMLDSELVVAALRKDGYELTDDPKAADTLLFNTCSVREHAEHKIYSSLGRLKYAKRTAPQKVIGVLGCMAQKDQELIFKKAPHVDIVVGTGQLAEIPGLIRETRDSPKRQQQKAVSLGRRDGSVAEISSSFQSYDPLRDPEMRPTPFQAFVRIMIGCDKFCTYCVVPTTRGPEQSRPPSQILSEVKVLAEQGVKEVCMLGQTVNSYKHTEDGRLHRLSDLIYAINNVPGIERIRFVTSYPKDMTDDLLQAVRDLPKAVKYLHVPLQHGCDEQLKLMKRGYTVEDYREMMHRINETIPGCSVSSDFIVGFSDETEEAHQRSLDAIREYRFKNSFIFKYSERPGTRAADNLPDNIPEEVKKRRNNEMLDVQNAISEEDNAEFIGRRVNVLVEGVSKTAEKKAARGEDVSVPGDPLAVQLMGRSECDRIVAFDGNPRLAGTNAEIEVHDCTGTTLIGSIVTREVQHGSSSLLPVIG from the coding sequence ATGTCTTCCACTTCCACCACTGAAACCGCCGCTTCACACAACGGCAAGCTGTACATCGAAACCGTGGGCTGCCAGATGAATATGCTGGACAGCGAACTGGTCGTGGCCGCGTTGCGCAAAGACGGCTACGAATTAACCGACGACCCCAAAGCCGCCGACACACTTTTGTTCAACACGTGCAGCGTTCGAGAGCACGCGGAACATAAAATCTACAGCTCGCTGGGACGCCTGAAATACGCCAAACGCACGGCGCCGCAAAAAGTGATCGGCGTGTTGGGCTGCATGGCTCAAAAGGATCAGGAACTGATCTTTAAGAAGGCTCCGCACGTCGACATCGTCGTCGGCACCGGCCAGTTGGCGGAGATTCCCGGTCTGATCCGGGAGACTCGCGATTCGCCAAAGCGCCAACAGCAGAAAGCCGTTAGCCTGGGCCGTCGAGATGGTTCGGTGGCCGAGATTTCTAGCAGCTTTCAAAGCTACGATCCGCTGCGAGATCCAGAAATGCGGCCCACGCCGTTTCAGGCGTTCGTTCGCATCATGATCGGTTGCGACAAGTTTTGCACCTATTGCGTTGTGCCGACAACTCGTGGCCCGGAACAAAGCCGGCCGCCGTCGCAGATTCTTAGCGAAGTCAAAGTGCTGGCAGAACAGGGCGTCAAAGAAGTCTGCATGCTGGGGCAGACCGTAAACAGCTACAAGCACACAGAAGACGGCCGTCTGCACCGGTTGTCTGACCTGATCTACGCCATCAACAACGTGCCTGGTATCGAACGCATCCGCTTCGTAACCAGCTATCCCAAAGACATGACCGACGACCTGCTGCAGGCCGTCCGCGATCTGCCGAAGGCTGTCAAATACCTGCACGTACCGTTGCAACACGGCTGCGATGAACAGCTAAAGCTGATGAAACGCGGCTACACGGTTGAGGACTATCGTGAGATGATGCACCGCATCAACGAGACGATTCCTGGCTGCAGTGTGTCGAGCGACTTTATTGTCGGCTTCAGCGATGAAACCGAGGAAGCTCATCAGCGAAGCCTGGACGCGATTCGCGAATACCGCTTCAAGAACAGTTTCATTTTCAAATACAGCGAACGCCCCGGTACTCGAGCGGCCGACAACCTGCCGGATAACATTCCGGAAGAGGTCAAAAAGCGTCGCAACAACGAAATGCTGGACGTGCAGAACGCCATCAGCGAAGAAGACAACGCTGAATTCATCGGACGGCGAGTCAACGTGCTGGTCGAAGGTGTCAGCAAGACGGCCGAAAAGAAGGCCGCTCGCGGCGAAGACGTTTCCGTGCCCGGCGATCCCTTGGCGGTTCAGCTTATGGGCCGCTCCGAATGCGACCGCATCGTCGCTTTCGACGGCAACCCTCGCCTGGCCGGTACCAATGCCGAGATCGAAGTTCATGACTGCACCGGCACGACTCTGATCGGTTCGATCGTCACGCGAGAAGTGCAGCACGGCTCGTCCTCATTGCTGCCAGTGATTGGTTAA
- the efp gene encoding elongation factor P produces the protein MADAVSRLKQYHKQRTTPMGTPVEKIKKGGKVLINDDPYEIVEINFVKPGKGQALYKTRLRNLLKGGMLDRTFRSGDSLDEADVHRSDGAYSYRDGDNFYFLDNDTFEQYGLPAAVCGDQMTFLMEGSPVQLLFFNGQLISMSPPQYVIQEVTYTEPAAKGDTATNVTKAATLECGAEAQVPAFIREGDKVKIDVEGGAYVERVSS, from the coding sequence ATGGCGGATGCCGTCTCGCGATTAAAACAGTATCACAAACAGAGAACCACACCAATGGGCACACCGGTCGAGAAAATAAAGAAGGGCGGCAAAGTTCTGATCAATGACGATCCGTATGAGATTGTTGAGATCAACTTCGTCAAGCCGGGAAAAGGCCAGGCTCTGTACAAAACGCGGCTTCGCAACTTGCTGAAAGGCGGAATGCTGGACCGCACCTTCCGTAGCGGCGACAGCCTGGACGAAGCCGACGTGCATCGCAGCGATGGCGCGTACTCGTACCGCGATGGCGACAACTTCTATTTTCTGGACAACGACACGTTCGAACAATACGGCCTTCCCGCCGCTGTGTGCGGTGATCAGATGACCTTCCTGATGGAAGGTTCGCCCGTTCAGTTGCTGTTCTTCAACGGACAACTGATCAGCATGTCGCCGCCGCAGTATGTGATTCAGGAAGTCACTTACACAGAACCCGCCGCCAAGGGCGACACGGCCACCAACGTCACCAAAGCGGCCACTCTGGAATGTGGCGCAGAAGCTCAGGTGCCCGCCTTCATTCGCGAAGGTGACAAGGTCAAAATCGATGTCGAAGGTGGCGCATACGTAGAACGAGTGTCGTCGTAA